A segment of the Bacillus pseudomycoides genome:
AGCGATGATATATTTTTCATCATTTACTTTTACAATGCTATATTCAAGCTCTGGATGAACAGAAATACCTAAGTTTGCTGGCAGTGTCCAAGGTGTTGTTGTCCAAATGATAAATTTCTCGTCGCCCTCTAATACATTTTTCCCGTCTTTTACAGGGAATGCTACGTAAATAGATGCTGACTTCTTATCTTGATATTCAATTTCAGCTTCAGCTAAAGCAGATTCACTTGTTGGAGACCAATAAACTGGCTTTTGCCCTTTATAGATGTAACCTTTTTTCGCCATTTCTCCAAACACTTTAATTTGTTGCGCTTCATATGCTGGCTCTAACGTAATATACGGATGATCCCAATCTGCACGTACACCTAAACGTTTAAATTGCTCACGTTGACGATTCACTTGTTCGTATGCATACTCTGCACATAATTTACGGAATTCTGCAACCGTCATTTCTTTACGCTTTACGCCTTTATTTGTTAAAGCTTGTTCAATTGGCAAACCGTGTGTATCCCATCCTGGCACATACGGTGCACAGTACCCAGTCATCGATTTGTAGCGAACAATAAAATCTTTCAACACTTTATTTAAAGCGTGTCCCATATGAATGTCACCATTCGCATATGGAGGTCCATCATGCAGTACAAATAAAGGACGACCTTTTGTATGTTCTTGCACCTTTTCATAAATGTTCATCTCAGCCCATTTTTCTTGCATTGCAGGCTCACGTTTTGGTAAATTCCCACGCATCGGGAATTCTGTTTTCGGCATTAGTAATGTATTTTTGTACTCCATGCTTATTTCCTCCTCGAATGTATAAAAGAAAGACCCTAAAAAATGGAATAAAAAAGAGACCTTCTCATCCCCAAAAAGGGACGAGAAAGTCTCCCGCGGTACCACCCTAGTAGACCATGCAGGTATGCATGAGTCCTCTTTATATTCTTAACGCGAATATACGCCTACGCTTACTTTTTTGTTCAGCGCGGAACTCCAGGGTGATATTCCCATTTATCTCCTTATCCTGAGCTTACACCATCCTCAGTTCGCTATATAAGGTATGAAAAAGGTACTTATCCCTATCTTCGTTTTTCTTAATAAATATGTTGTTTAAAATTATATGTAATAATGAGAAAAACGTCAAGCTTACACTGTTTCTTCTTTCTTTAATAGCTCGTCCACTTCTTCTTCTAACTCAATTAATTTATCCCAATCATCATTGTTTAGCATTTCAAGCTGCGCTTCTAATAGCATACGGAAACGCGTGCGGAATACTTTCGCTTGTTTCTTTAATTCCTCAATATCAAATGCAACTTTTCTTGATTTTACTAAAGCTTCATTAATGATACGATCTGCATTCTTTTCTGCTTCTCGTACAATTAGTTTTGCTTCTTTTTGTGCATTACGTTTTACTTCTTCCGCTGCTTCTTGTGCAACAACAATAGATTTATTTAGCGTATCTTCAATGTTAGAGAAATGATCTAATTTCCCTTCTAGTTGAGCAACTTTTTCTTCTAATGCTTTCTTCTCACGAATGACCAATTCATAATCTTTGATGATTTGATCAAGAAACTCATTTACTTGATCCTCATCATAGCCACGGAATCCGCGACCAAATTCTTTGTTATGAATATCTAATGGTGTTAACGGCACAAACGCCACCTCCAAGTAGTTATCTAAATTTTCCTCTTTTAATTATATCTTTTCTTCGACAAAATAAGAGATTTTCCTTCTAAAAAACTAATCATTTTAGTATACCATACAAAACTCTCCATTTGTCGCGTTTCGTTTTTCCTTCTACAGAAAATACTTTACTCCGACCATATCCTCTAATTGAAAAAACATCACCTGGAAAACATTCATATGCAGTTTGCTCAACCGTTTTCCAGTTCACTTTCACAAGACCGTTTTTTATAAGCGACTGTACTTTTTGTCGTGATAGATGAAGCATTTCAGCTAACAGGACATCTAATCGAAGTGATGAAACAGTTCCAGACTGTTCTCTCCATTCTTCTTGCAATCGTAATACTTTATCTGCTTGTACAGAGGAAAGTGAGACCTTCATTTTTCCTATCGATTGTAAATTCATTTCAATATACGAAACAATTTCTTTTGCAACTATAATTTGGGCACGATTTTCTTGAAGCAAAATATCACCGCATTTTTCTCTCGTTAGACCAAGAGACATAAATGCACCTAATATTTGCCTATGTTCAAGCGTATAAAACTTGGAAGGATAGTCAATTTCTAATACTTCAACTTGAAAATCTTCTTCATTTAATTCAAGATAACTCGGATAAATAAGAGCTCTTTTTCTTTCAGCTTCTGGCGTAGCACCATAAAGTCGTAACGTCGCATCTCCTTGATTCCCAATTATTGTAGCAGTAATTTGTTGCTGACGCGGATCAAGAAAATCCGTTAATTTCACTTGATGATATTCTTCAGCAGACTGTTTCCATTCTAACGCTTTATCCACAAAGACCGTTTCTTCTGGTCTAAAATGCTCATAGATGCTCATTCATTCAACCTCTTGTTACAGAAAATATTGAAATAGACTAATTAAACCACTATTAGCCAATTTTAATGCAATAATTGCAACAATTGGAGAAATATCAATCATCCCTAAAGGCGGGATAAATCTGCGAAACGGTTCTAAATATGGTTCGCAAATGCGTGCTAGGAAATCACCAAATGTGGATTCCCTAGCTCCTGGAAACCATGATAGAAGAATATAAATAATAAGCGCCCAGGAATAAATCTGGATGATCAAAAGCAATGCTTGTAAAATAATCGCCATGGCGTATTACCACCTCTTTATATTTGTCTCTTCCTCTTCACCGAACAACTCAGAAATGGCCCCAACAATATCCACAGTCTCAGGTGTACAAATAAATGTTTTCGGTCCTAACTTTTGAATATCCCCGCCTATAGCGTATACAGTACCACTTAAAAAGTCAACGATACGCACAGCTTGATCTGTTGACATCCTTTGCAAATTAATGACAACCGCTCTTCTACCCTTTAAATGATCCGCAATCCCTTGTGCTTCCGAATATGTACGCGGTTCTAACAAAACAACTTTAGAAGACTGCTTTGCAGTTTCAATACTTACAATATTTTGTTTTGGCTGTGCTTTCTTCAGTGGAGTATCCTGCTGCTCTGGGGGATCTTGTTGTTTTTTCATTTCAACTTGCTCCTTTTCTTTTTCGTAAGCTTCTCGCTCCTCTGGTGTGTCAAAAAAGAAGTATTTTACTTTTGACCAACTCATAATAACATTCTCCTTCCTTTTACGCTTTTCCTACTAAAATCGTTCCCAAACGAATATATGTAGCACCTTCTTCAATTGCAATCGTATAATCATTTGACATTCCCATCGATAGCTCTTTACACGGAGCGTAAGATAACCCTAGTTCTTGCACTTGTTTTTGCAAACCACGCAATGCCTTAAAACAATGACGAATCTCTGCTTCTTCCCCAGTAAATGGTGCCATTGTCATTAATCCAACAACTTCAATTTTATCAAATTCTTGCAAAGCACGAATAAACTCAATTGTTTCTTCAACTGCTATCCCTTGCTTTGATTCTTCAGATGATGTTTTTACTTGCACAAAACATTGAACCTGCTCTGTAGCACGTTTTTGAATTTCTTTTGCAAGTGAAATGCGATCCAATGAATGCAAATAATCAATCTCATTAATAATTTCTTTTACTTTTCTCGTTTGTAATGAACCAATGAAATGCCAATTTACTTTTGAACCAAAATGCTCATACTTCTCTAAAAAACCTTCATTACGATTCTCACCTAAATCAGTAAGTCCAGCTTCTATTACTTCATTTGTTTTTTCAATTCCGACTGTTTTTGTTACTGCAACGAGCTTAATCTCTTCTGCCAAGCGCTCTGCTCGTTCACACGCTTTTTTGATTTCCTCATTTACAAATGCTAAATTTTCTTGCACTACCACTTTTTTTCAATCCTCCTTAAAGCCTATGAAACTCAACATTCTTCCTGTTTTCCCTCGATCACGACGATGTGAGAAAAACAATTGTTCTTCACAGCTTGTACAAAGAGACGATATCACAATATGCTCATCTTTTATGCCAGCTTGTAAGCATAATATACGATTGATTTCTTTTAAATCAATTGCATATTGTCCGTCTGAAATCACTTTATATGGAACAGGTCCGTTTACCGCTTGTTTTGCTGCTGATAATACACGATTATCAACTACATAACAGCAGGACCCAATGGCTGGTCCAATTGCAACATAAATCTCATGAGCTGGTACCCCTTCTGCCCCCCACTTTTGAATCATTTCTTTTGCAATTTCCTTTACAGTTCCTTTCCATCCAGCATGTGCAAGTCCTATCATACCATGTGATGGTGCATAGAAATAGAGTGGAACACAATCGGCATAGCAAGATGTTAAACATACATCTCTATCAGTCGTATAAATACCATCTGTATTTGGAATACCATCTTCATATAAGTAGATTCCTCGTCCTTTTTCCTCTTGGCCTACTTTTTCAACGTGATGATCATGAACTTGCTCTGAACAAATCCAATTTTCTAATGGTTTTTGTAACTTGTCCGCTAAAATACGTCTATTTTCATGAACATTCTCCATCGTATCATTCACATGTAATCCTAAATTCATCGCCTGGAAGGAGCCTGTACTTACTCCACCATCTTTTGTCGTAAATCCTGCAGTAATGTTTCCAAGTTCTTTCCACGCTTGTAAATACAATATACCGTCCTCATATATAAATGGTTCTCTCATAAAGCGGCTCCTTTTAATAAAATAACATAAAAAAGCATGGTACTTCCTGTCTATTTTACCATACTTTTATTTTTCCATAATGACAACATAAAAAAAAGAGGAATTTGTAACATTCTTTAAGAAATTGTCGGTGTTTGTATTGATTCT
Coding sequences within it:
- the divIVA gene encoding septum site-determining protein DivIVA translates to MPLTPLDIHNKEFGRGFRGYDEDQVNEFLDQIIKDYELVIREKKALEEKVAQLEGKLDHFSNIEDTLNKSIVVAQEAAEEVKRNAQKEAKLIVREAEKNADRIINEALVKSRKVAFDIEELKKQAKVFRTRFRMLLEAQLEMLNNDDWDKLIELEEEVDELLKKEETV
- a CDS encoding RNA-binding protein, which encodes MSIYEHFRPEETVFVDKALEWKQSAEEYHQVKLTDFLDPRQQQITATIIGNQGDATLRLYGATPEAERKRALIYPSYLELNEEDFQVEVLEIDYPSKFYTLEHRQILGAFMSLGLTREKCGDILLQENRAQIIVAKEIVSYIEMNLQSIGKMKVSLSSVQADKVLRLQEEWREQSGTVSSLRLDVLLAEMLHLSRQKVQSLIKNGLVKVNWKTVEQTAYECFPGDVFSIRGYGRSKVFSVEGKTKRDKWRVLYGILK
- a CDS encoding YggT family protein yields the protein MAIILQALLLIIQIYSWALIIYILLSWFPGARESTFGDFLARICEPYLEPFRRFIPPLGMIDISPIVAIIALKLANSGLISLFQYFL
- a CDS encoding cell division protein SepF; amino-acid sequence: MSWSKVKYFFFDTPEEREAYEKEKEQVEMKKQQDPPEQQDTPLKKAQPKQNIVSIETAKQSSKVVLLEPRTYSEAQGIADHLKGRRAVVINLQRMSTDQAVRIVDFLSGTVYAIGGDIQKLGPKTFICTPETVDIVGAISELFGEEEETNIKRW
- a CDS encoding YggS family pyridoxal phosphate-dependent enzyme → MVVQENLAFVNEEIKKACERAERLAEEIKLVAVTKTVGIEKTNEVIEAGLTDLGENRNEGFLEKYEHFGSKVNWHFIGSLQTRKVKEIINEIDYLHSLDRISLAKEIQKRATEQVQCFVQVKTSSEESKQGIAVEETIEFIRALQEFDKIEVVGLMTMAPFTGEEAEIRHCFKALRGLQKQVQELGLSYAPCKELSMGMSNDYTIAIEEGATYIRLGTILVGKA
- the pgeF gene encoding peptidoglycan editing factor PgeF, which produces MREPFIYEDGILYLQAWKELGNITAGFTTKDGGVSTGSFQAMNLGLHVNDTMENVHENRRILADKLQKPLENWICSEQVHDHHVEKVGQEEKGRGIYLYEDGIPNTDGIYTTDRDVCLTSCYADCVPLYFYAPSHGMIGLAHAGWKGTVKEIAKEMIQKWGAEGVPAHEIYVAIGPAIGSCCYVVDNRVLSAAKQAVNGPVPYKVISDGQYAIDLKEINRILCLQAGIKDEHIVISSLCTSCEEQLFFSHRRDRGKTGRMLSFIGFKED